The Celeribacter marinus genome window below encodes:
- the xylB gene encoding xylulokinase — protein MYIGLDLGTSGLKAILIDADQAIVAEANAPLTNERPHDGWSEQSPQSWLDACDAVMAALGAQADLSGVAGIGLSGQMHGATLLDASDAVLRPCILWNDTRSHVEAARLDADPKFRALTGNIVFPGFTAPKLAWVKHNEPEIFAKVAKVLLPKDYLRLFLTGDYVGDMSDSAGTAWFDTAKRDWSDDLLAATDMDRSFMPRLVEGAQVSGTLRAELAAKWGVAVSCVIAGGGGDNAASAIGVGVVKAGQAFVSLGTSGVLFAANDGYQPDADRGVHTFCHALPDTWHQMGVILAATDALNWYGRFVGQGAAALTSNLGALQSPGKTRFMPYLGGERTPLNDAGIRGAFVGLEHATDTAAGTRAVLEGVTFAIKDCADALAATGTKIDHLLAVGGGSNSDYWVEAIATALDCPVHLPVSGDFGGAFGAARLGQMAAIGGGAELATAPTIEKTIEPNGALTQAFADGFERYKSAQIAIKGLT, from the coding sequence ATGTATATTGGTTTGGATCTTGGGACATCGGGTCTCAAGGCGATTTTAATTGACGCGGATCAGGCGATTGTGGCGGAGGCCAACGCGCCGTTGACCAACGAGCGCCCCCATGACGGATGGTCGGAGCAAAGCCCGCAAAGCTGGCTTGATGCCTGTGATGCGGTGATGGCCGCGCTCGGGGCGCAGGCGGATTTGTCGGGCGTGGCGGGCATTGGCCTATCGGGTCAGATGCACGGTGCAACGCTTTTGGATGCCTCCGACGCGGTGCTGCGCCCGTGTATTTTGTGGAATGATACGCGCTCGCACGTCGAGGCGGCACGCCTTGATGCGGACCCGAAATTTCGCGCACTCACGGGCAATATCGTCTTTCCGGGCTTTACCGCGCCGAAACTGGCGTGGGTCAAACACAACGAACCCGAGATCTTTGCAAAGGTCGCTAAAGTGTTGTTGCCCAAAGACTATTTACGCCTGTTCCTGACGGGTGACTATGTGGGCGACATGTCCGATAGCGCCGGAACCGCATGGTTTGACACGGCGAAACGCGATTGGTCCGATGACCTGTTGGCGGCCACCGATATGGACCGCTCGTTCATGCCGCGCCTTGTTGAGGGGGCGCAGGTGTCTGGCACATTGCGCGCCGAACTGGCGGCCAAATGGGGCGTGGCTGTGAGCTGCGTCATCGCGGGCGGGGGCGGTGACAACGCTGCCTCGGCCATTGGCGTGGGCGTGGTCAAGGCGGGTCAGGCGTTTGTGTCGCTTGGCACCTCTGGCGTGCTGTTCGCGGCCAATGACGGCTATCAACCCGATGCGGATCGCGGGGTTCACACCTTTTGCCACGCGCTGCCCGATACGTGGCACCAGATGGGGGTGATCCTCGCGGCGACCGATGCGCTCAACTGGTACGGGCGGTTCGTCGGACAGGGTGCAGCCGCGCTCACCTCTAACCTCGGCGCGTTGCAATCGCCCGGAAAAACACGGTTCATGCCCTATTTGGGTGGCGAGCGGACACCGCTCAACGATGCGGGCATTCGCGGCGCATTCGTCGGCTTGGAACATGCCACGGATACGGCAGCGGGGACGCGTGCCGTGCTTGAGGGCGTCACATTCGCGATCAAGGATTGCGCAGACGCTTTGGCGGCAACTGGCACCAAGATCGACCACCTTTTGGCGGTCGGCGGCGGGTCGAATTCCGACTACTGGGTTGAGGCGATTGCCACGGCTCTGGATTGCCCCGTTCATTTGCCTGTTTCGGGCGATTTCGGCGGCGCGTTCGGCGCGGCGCGGCTTGGCCAAATGGCGGCCATAGGCGGCGGGGCCGAATTGGCGACCGCACCCACAATCGAGAAAACCATTGAGCCGAATGGCGCGCTAACACAGGCGTTCGCGGACGGGTTCGAACGTTACAAATCAGCACAAATTGCGATTAAGGGACTGACATGA
- the xylA gene encoding xylose isomerase — translation MTDFFKGIPQVKFEGADSDNEFAFKHYNPDEVIMGKRMEDHLRFSIAYWHSFAYEGGDPFGGRTFERPWFDGGIENAKLKADVAFEMYDILQAPFFAFHDLDVRPEGKDFAESTRNLEEIVDYFALKMESSKTKLLWGTANLFTHRRFMAGAATNPDPDVFAYSAATIKSCMDATIKLGGQNYVLWGGREGYETLLNTDLTKEADHAARMLEMVVNYKHKMGWDGQILIEPKPQEPSKHQYDYDVATVYGFLKRYGLENEVKLNLEQGHAILAGHSFEHELAVARSLGMLGSIDMNRNDYQSGWDTDQFPNNVPEVALAYYEVLSAGGFTKGGTNFDSRIRRQSLDAEDLILSHVGGMDICARGLKAAAAMLEDGKLEAARDARYADWDSAASKAMLESDLESIQARVLADGVNPEPRSGRQERLENLVNSYM, via the coding sequence ATGACAGACTTTTTCAAAGGCATTCCACAGGTTAAATTCGAAGGCGCGGATAGCGACAACGAGTTTGCATTCAAACACTACAACCCTGACGAAGTGATCATGGGCAAGCGCATGGAAGACCACCTGCGGTTCTCCATCGCCTATTGGCACTCGTTTGCCTATGAGGGCGGTGATCCGTTCGGCGGGCGCACGTTTGAGCGGCCGTGGTTCGATGGCGGCATTGAAAACGCCAAACTGAAGGCCGACGTTGCGTTCGAGATGTACGACATCTTGCAAGCGCCGTTCTTTGCGTTTCACGATCTCGATGTGCGTCCAGAGGGCAAGGATTTCGCGGAGAGCACGCGCAACCTCGAAGAGATCGTCGATTACTTTGCGCTTAAAATGGAAAGCTCCAAGACCAAGCTGTTGTGGGGCACGGCCAACCTGTTCACGCATCGCCGTTTCATGGCGGGCGCGGCCACCAACCCTGATCCCGATGTGTTTGCCTACTCGGCGGCGACGATCAAATCGTGCATGGATGCTACGATCAAATTGGGCGGTCAGAACTATGTGCTTTGGGGCGGCCGCGAGGGCTATGAGACACTGCTCAACACCGACCTGACCAAAGAGGCCGACCACGCCGCGCGGATGTTGGAAATGGTCGTCAACTACAAGCACAAGATGGGCTGGGACGGTCAGATTTTGATCGAGCCAAAACCCCAAGAACCATCCAAGCATCAGTACGATTATGATGTTGCCACCGTGTACGGGTTCCTCAAACGCTACGGCCTTGAGAACGAGGTCAAACTCAACCTTGAGCAGGGTCACGCGATTTTGGCGGGTCACTCGTTTGAACACGAATTGGCTGTGGCGCGCTCCTTGGGCATGCTTGGGTCGATCGACATGAATCGCAACGATTACCAATCAGGTTGGGACACCGACCAGTTCCCCAACAACGTGCCAGAAGTGGCCTTGGCCTATTACGAAGTGCTGAGCGCGGGCGGGTTTACCAAAGGCGGCACCAACTTTGATAGCCGCATTCGCCGTCAATCCCTCGACGCCGAAGATCTGATTCTGTCGCACGTTGGGGGCATGGACATCTGTGCGCGCGGCCTCAAAGCGGCGGCAGCGATGCTTGAGGATGGCAAGTTGGAAGCGGCGCGTGATGCGCGTTATGCCGATTGGGACAGCGCGGCATCCAAGGCCATGCTCGAGAGTGATCTCGAAAGCATTCAGGCCCGCGTTTTGGCCGATGGTGTCAATCCAGAGCCACGTTCAGGCCGCCAAGAGCGTCTCGAGAATCTTGTGAACTCCTACATGTAA